From Pseudomonas sp. FP2335, the proteins below share one genomic window:
- a CDS encoding glutathione S-transferase family protein, whose protein sequence is MITVHHLNNSRSQRILWLLEELGLPYQIKRYQRDPKTNLAPPELKAIHPLGKSPVIEDGGQVLIESAAIIDYLIRRHGAGRLQPDPASAAYDQYVQWLHFAEGSAMLPLMLNLYVGRLGEAGAPLHPRIESEVANYLGYLNDVLGQTPYLLGHELSGADIQMSFIGEVAGAQGKLAAYPHLAAWVQKFQARPAYRKAVEQGGEYAFAK, encoded by the coding sequence ATGATCACCGTCCACCACCTCAACAACTCCCGCTCGCAGCGCATCCTCTGGCTGCTCGAAGAACTCGGCCTGCCGTACCAGATCAAGCGTTACCAGCGCGATCCGAAGACCAACCTTGCACCGCCTGAACTCAAGGCCATCCACCCGCTGGGCAAATCCCCGGTGATCGAGGACGGCGGCCAGGTGCTGATCGAGTCCGCCGCGATCATCGACTACCTGATCCGCCGCCACGGCGCCGGCCGCCTGCAACCGGACCCGGCCAGCGCCGCCTACGACCAGTATGTGCAATGGCTGCACTTCGCCGAAGGGTCGGCGATGTTGCCGTTGATGCTCAACCTCTATGTCGGCCGCCTGGGCGAGGCGGGCGCGCCATTGCATCCGCGCATCGAATCGGAAGTGGCCAATTACCTGGGGTACCTGAACGACGTGCTGGGGCAGACGCCGTACCTGCTTGGGCATGAGTTGAGCGGCGCGGATATTCAGATGAGTTTTATTGGCGAAGTCGCCGGGGCGCAGGGCAAGTTGGCGGCGTATCCGCACCTGGCGGCGTGGGTGCAGAAATTCCAGGCACGCCCGGCGTATCGCAAGGCAGTGGAGCAAGGTGGCGAGTACGCATTCGCCAAATAA
- a CDS encoding VOC family protein — protein sequence MDLKFSHVDILVENLDEACAYYAHILKARISKTFVWERGGLHVRYAVVLLGQERFMLVQPIAGNLRALLDAHGEGMIYRHCYTTPDIEIAYDELVAAGVQPEDENGTPLARENLQSPSGGRIIWLPKRFGHFSMEILEAATLEAFIAEAFD from the coding sequence ATGGATCTGAAATTCAGTCACGTCGACATACTGGTCGAAAACCTCGACGAGGCCTGCGCCTACTACGCGCACATCCTCAAGGCCCGCATCTCCAAGACGTTCGTGTGGGAACGCGGCGGCCTGCACGTGCGGTATGCCGTGGTGCTGCTGGGGCAGGAGCGCTTCATGCTGGTCCAGCCCATTGCGGGGAACTTGCGCGCATTGCTGGACGCCCACGGCGAAGGGATGATTTACCGGCATTGCTACACCACGCCGGACATCGAAATCGCCTACGACGAACTGGTCGCCGCTGGGGTGCAACCCGAAGACGAAAACGGCACGCCGCTCGCCCGCGAGAACCTGCAATCGCCGTCCGGCGGACGCATCATCTGGTTGCCCAAGCGCTTCGGGCATTTCTCCATGGAAATCCTCGAAGCGGCAACGCTGGAAGCCTTTATTGCAGAGGCATTTGACTGA